In Intestinibacillus sp. Marseille-P6563, a single genomic region encodes these proteins:
- a CDS encoding aldose epimerase family protein: MKIYCDGIFGYTQAGKPVQRYILEGSGLRMSVLTYGGTIQNLWVPDRQGRLVDVVLGCDTIEGYEKQDKFLGALIGRYANRIARGRFTLNGQEHTLYCNDGRNHLHGGKKGFDKRLWEPEIQADGLHLRLVSRDGEEGYPGTLKIEVVYALVENALKITYWAKAEQDTLCNLTNHTYFNLGGHNSGDICGQEICLYADRFTPADDESIPHGEYQEVEDTPMDLRDWTPIGAHIDDAFEQLQYAGGYDHNWVLRGIPGKLRPAASARCQQTGIVMEVETTQPGVQFYAGNSLDGTCAGKEGACYPRRSGFCLETQAFPNSINCPEYPQAILRAGQIYRHTTLYEFGIEK, encoded by the coding sequence ATGAAGATTTATTGTGATGGGATCTTTGGCTATACACAGGCAGGCAAGCCAGTCCAGCGGTATATACTCGAGGGAAGCGGACTGCGCATGTCGGTGCTTACGTATGGCGGCACCATCCAGAACCTATGGGTGCCCGACCGACAGGGACGCCTGGTCGATGTGGTTTTGGGATGTGATACCATCGAGGGCTATGAAAAGCAAGACAAATTTTTAGGAGCGCTGATTGGACGGTATGCCAATCGCATCGCACGTGGGCGGTTCACCCTCAACGGACAGGAACATACCTTATATTGCAACGATGGCCGCAATCATCTGCACGGGGGAAAGAAAGGATTTGATAAGCGGCTGTGGGAGCCGGAAATCCAGGCAGATGGCCTGCATTTGCGGCTGGTGAGCCGAGATGGGGAAGAAGGCTATCCGGGTACTTTGAAGATCGAAGTGGTTTATGCACTGGTCGAGAATGCGCTGAAAATCACCTATTGGGCAAAAGCCGAACAGGATACGCTCTGCAATCTGACCAATCATACGTATTTCAATCTGGGAGGCCATAACAGTGGCGACATCTGCGGGCAGGAGATTTGCCTGTATGCCGACCGCTTTACACCCGCCGACGACGAGTCCATCCCACATGGCGAATATCAGGAAGTCGAAGATACGCCGATGGATTTGCGGGACTGGACCCCCATTGGCGCGCATATTGATGATGCCTTTGAGCAGCTGCAATACGCGGGCGGATATGACCACAACTGGGTTTTGCGCGGCATACCGGGGAAGCTGCGGCCGGCTGCATCGGCCCGGTGTCAGCAAACCGGCATTGTGATGGAGGTCGAAACCACCCAGCCTGGAGTGCAATTTTATGCAGGCAATTCTTTGGACGGCACTTGTGCAGGCAAAGAAGGCGCTTGTTATCCCCGGCGCAGTGGGTTCTGCCTGGAGACGCAGGCTTTTCCGAATAGCATCAATTGTCCGGAATACCCCCAGGCGATCTTGCGCGCAGGACAAATATACCGCCATACCACGTTGTATGAGTTTGGTATCGAAAAGTAA
- a CDS encoding orotate phosphoribosyltransferase yields MERKIIKLPSASGQISLTAVSGHFATNHSHVNYYIDMTDIKTNQRVADEIAKMLARQYSSTTVVNAIVCLDSTQMIGGFLAQQLSQSGFRSLNRGEAIHVVTPEFNSFGQMMFRDNIRPLIRGKSVMLLMSSVTTGLTVEQGAECIEYYGGHLCGVSAIFSAVDRVDDTTIHSLFHINDLPDYESHNSAECPACRRGERIEAIINGFGYFKI; encoded by the coding sequence ATGGAAAGAAAAATCATCAAACTGCCCAGTGCATCGGGTCAAATTTCGTTGACGGCTGTGAGCGGCCATTTTGCGACCAATCACTCGCATGTCAACTATTATATCGACATGACAGATATCAAAACCAACCAGCGCGTCGCCGACGAAATTGCAAAGATGTTGGCGCGTCAATATTCCTCCACAACAGTGGTCAATGCCATCGTATGTCTGGACAGCACCCAGATGATCGGTGGTTTTTTGGCACAACAGCTGTCGCAAAGCGGTTTCCGCAGTTTAAACCGCGGGGAAGCGATCCATGTTGTGACCCCGGAATTCAATTCCTTCGGGCAGATGATGTTCCGGGATAACATTCGTCCGCTCATCCGGGGCAAGAGTGTCATGCTGCTGATGTCCTCGGTCACCACCGGACTCACCGTCGAACAAGGCGCCGAATGTATCGAATACTATGGCGGGCATCTTTGTGGTGTTTCGGCTATTTTCAGCGCTGTCGACCGGGTCGATGATACGACCATCCATTCTTTGTTCCATATCAACGATTTGCCGGACTATGAAAGCCATAATTCTGCCGAATGTCCGGCGTGCCGCCGCGGCGAACGGATCGAAGCCATCATCAACGGCTTTGGTTATTTTAAAATCTAA
- the pyrB gene encoding aspartate carbamoyltransferase: MRHLIDPLDFSVEEIDSLLHLADRIVANPTAFQNVCAHKKLATLFYEPSTRTRLSFEAAMLNLGGSVLGFASADSSSASKGESVADTIRVISGYADIAAMRHPKEGAPLRAARYSRIPVINAGDGGHQHPTQTLTDLMTIRRRKGRLSGLTIGLCGDLKFGRTVHSLIKSLSRYEGMRFILISPEELRVPDYVITEVLEPRGIPYEQVSSLEDAMPHLDILYMTRVQRERFFNEEDYIRLKDTYILTTDKMALAKPDMAVLHPLPRVNEIALDVDDDPRAAYFEQAQNGVYVRMALIMTLLGLAGKEDEHA, from the coding sequence ATGCGTCATTTGATTGACCCGCTCGACTTTTCCGTCGAGGAAATCGATTCCCTTCTCCATTTGGCCGACCGTATCGTGGCCAACCCCACGGCATTCCAAAACGTGTGTGCTCACAAAAAACTGGCCACCCTGTTCTATGAGCCTTCCACCCGCACCCGCCTGTCGTTTGAAGCGGCGATGCTCAATCTGGGCGGCTCGGTGCTCGGCTTTGCCAGCGCGGATTCTTCCTCGGCTTCCAAGGGAGAAAGCGTGGCCGATACCATCCGTGTCATCTCGGGGTATGCCGATATTGCGGCCATGCGTCATCCCAAAGAAGGCGCTCCGCTGCGGGCTGCCCGGTATTCCCGCATCCCGGTCATCAATGCCGGCGATGGCGGCCACCAGCACCCCACCCAGACCCTGACCGACCTGATGACCATTCGCCGTCGCAAAGGCCGTCTGTCCGGCCTGACCATCGGTCTGTGCGGTGACCTGAAATTCGGCCGCACGGTGCACTCGCTCATCAAATCGCTTTCCCGTTATGAAGGGATGCGTTTTATACTGATTTCACCCGAAGAACTGCGGGTTCCCGATTATGTCATCACCGAGGTGCTCGAACCCCGCGGCATCCCTTACGAACAAGTCAGCAGTCTGGAAGATGCGATGCCCCATCTGGACATCCTCTATATGACCCGCGTACAGCGCGAACGCTTCTTCAACGAAGAAGATTATATCCGCTTAAAGGACACGTACATCCTCACCACCGATAAGATGGCACTGGCCAAGCCGGATATGGCGGTACTGCATCCGCTACCCCGCGTCAATGAGATCGCGCTGGATGTGGATGACGACCCGCGTGCCGCTTACTTTGAGCAGGCACAGAACGGCGTCTATGTCCGTATGGCACTGATTATGACCCTGCTCGGCCTGGCCGGAAAGGAGGACGAACATGCTTAA
- a CDS encoding aspartate carbamoyltransferase regulatory subunit, protein MLNIDSIQNGLVIDHIKAGTGMQIYHLAGLDKLDCCVALIRNARSNKHGHKDIIKIESMIDLDLDVLGYVDPDITIDVIRDGVIVEKKKLEKPPKLVNVIRCKNPRCITSIEEEIDHIFYLSENGRYRCAYCEQEPSKNNS, encoded by the coding sequence ATGCTTAATATTGATTCCATTCAAAACGGCTTGGTCATCGACCATATCAAAGCCGGCACCGGCATGCAGATCTATCATCTGGCTGGCCTGGACAAGCTGGATTGCTGTGTCGCCCTGATTCGCAACGCCCGCTCGAACAAGCATGGCCACAAAGACATCATCAAGATCGAAAGCATGATCGATCTGGATCTGGATGTTCTGGGCTATGTGGACCCGGACATCACCATCGATGTCATCCGGGACGGTGTGATCGTAGAAAAGAAAAAGCTGGAGAAGCCCCCCAAGCTGGTCAATGTGATCCGCTGCAAAAACCCGCGCTGCATCACTTCTATTGAGGAAGAAATCGACCATATTTTCTATCTGAGCGAAAATGGCCGGTACCGCTGCGCGTATTGTGAGCAGGAGCCCAGTAAAAATAATTCGTAA